One segment of Triticum aestivum cultivar Chinese Spring chromosome 2A, IWGSC CS RefSeq v2.1, whole genome shotgun sequence DNA contains the following:
- the LOC123190375 gene encoding alpha-mannosidase At3g26720, giving the protein MAPVRLALLLAVLLGPGGGCEGVYIPYNTSAGVVDGKLNVHVVPHTHDDVGWLKTVDQYYVGSNNSIQVACVQNVLDSLVPALLKDENRKFIYVEQAFFQRWWRQQSDSIKDTVKGLVSSGQLEFINGGMCMHDEATVHYIDMIDQTTLGHRFIKEEFGQIPRIGWQIDPFGHSAVQAYLLGAQVGFDALYFSRIDYQDHKRRKGTKELEVVWRSSKTFGSSADIFTGIFPGGYEPPTGEFYFEIGAESPVVQDDPLLFDYNVEERVNAFVAAALAQANITRTNHIMFTMGTDFKYQYAESWFRQMDRLIHYVNKDGRVNALYSTPSIYTDAKFSANEPWPLKTNDFFPYADRRNAYWTGYFTSRPALKRYVRIMSGYYLAARQLEFFIGRGKSGFTTDSLGDALALVQHHDAVTGTEKQHVADDYAKRLSIGYKKAEELVSTSLACLSESGSNSRCSSPTTNFGQCPLLNITYCPLSEKNFSQGKSLVVLVYNSLGWEREDVLRIPVMSDSIVVHDSKGREIESQLLPIANASSYLRDKHVKAYLGTSPASKPKFWVAFSASVPPLGFNTYFVSSGKRSASISSPSTLYPQGSKSRNLQVGQGHLKLQYDAAGALSRYSDSKTRVEENFKQKYKYYIGQDHGDGDDPQASGAYIFRPNGSVPIKTDGQVPPTILRGPILDEVHQQINSWIYQITRVYKEKDYVETEFIIGPIPVDDGNGKELSTEIITSMATDRTFYTDSSGRDFIKRVRDYRSEWKIEVNQPIAGNYYPVNLGIYVEDGTKELSVLVDRSVGGSSIKDGQIELMLHRRLVHDDGRGVAEALDEEVCLDDQCEGLVIEGKYYLKIDPQGDGARWRRTFGQELYSPLLLAFSEQEQDGSNWVNSHVSSFSAMDPTYSFPENIALLTLQELEDGSVLLRLAHLYEAGEHKDLSVPARVDLKRVFPNKKIDKISETNLSANQERAAMEKKRLKWKVGGPPPKENVVRGRPVDPSKLLVELAPMEIRTFVISFDHRLAEHLG; this is encoded by the exons atGGCCCCCGTCCggctcgccctcctcctcgccgtcctGCTCGGGCCCGGCGGCGGCTGCGAGGGGGTGTACATCCCCTACAACACGTCGGCGGGGGTGGTGGACGGGAAGCTGAACGTGCACGTCGTCCCCCACACCCATGACGACGTCGGTTGGCTCAAGACCGTCGACCAGTACTACGTCGGCTCCAACAACTCCATCCAG GTCGCGTGCGTTCAGAACGTGCTGGATTCGCTCGTGCCGGCGCTGCTCAAGGACGAGAACCGCAAGTTCATCTACGTCGAGCAG GCGTTTTTCCAGAGATGGTGGAGGCAGCAGAGCGACAGTATCAAGGATACGGTGAAGGGGCTCGTCAGCTCCGGACAGTTGGAATTCAT AAATgggggcatgtgcatgcacgacgAGGCGACCGTGCACTACATTGACATGATTGATCAAACCACGCTGGGGCACAGATTCATCAAGGAGGAGTTCGGCCAGATCCCAAGGATCGGCTGGCAGATTGATCCGTTTGGGCACTCTGCAGTTCAGGCCTACCTCCTCGGCGCACAG GTAGGATTTGATGCCTTGTATTTCTCCCGGATTGATTACCAAGATCACAAAAGGAGGAAGGGGACCAAAGAGCTTGAGGTCGTATGGAGGAGCTCTAAGACCTTTGGCTCATCAGCTGAT ATTTTTACTGGTATCTTCCCAGGTGGTTATGAACCACCAACTGGTGAGTTTTATTTTGAGATTGGTGCTGAGTCCCCTGTTGTCCAG GATGATCCCCTTCTTTTTGATTACAATGTTGAAGAACGGGTGAATGCTTTTGTTGCTGCAGCGCTGGCACAG GCAAATATCACAAGGACAAACCATATCATGTTTACAATGGGAACAGACTTCAAATATCAATACGCAGAAAGTTGGTtcagacagatggatagattaaTTCATTATGTGAACAAG GATGGCCGTGTGAATGCTCTGTACTCCACACCTTCCATTTACACTGATGCAAAATTTTCTGCAAATGAGCCATGGCCTCTCAAGACAAACGATTTCTTTCC ATATGCAGATAGGCGCAATGCATACTGGACAGGTTACTTCACAAGCAGACCCGCCTTAAAACGATATGTCCGCATCATGAGTGGATATTACTTG GCAGCTAGGCAGCTGGAGTTCTTCATTGGGAGAGGCAAGTCAGGTTTCACAACAGATAGTTTAGGAGATGCTCTAGCTCTTGTCCAGCACCATGATGCTGTTACAGGAACAGAGAAGCAACACGTTGCAGATGATTATGCGAAGAGACTATCGATTGGCTATAAGAAA GCGGAGGAACTGGTTTcgacttctcttgcttgcttgagTGAGTCAGGCTCAAATTCTCGTTGTTCGTCCCCAACGACAAATTTTGGGCAG TGTCCTCTCCTGAATATTACATATTGTCCCCTTTCCGAGAAGAACTTTTCTCAAGGCAAAAGCTTG GTTGTTCTTGTGTACAACTCTCTTGGATGGGAACGAGAGGATGTCCTCCGCATACCA GTCATGAGTGACTCAATTGTTGTTCATGATTCTAAGGGAAGAGAAATTGAATCGCAACTTCTGCCAATAGCTAATGCCTCATCGTACCTACGGGACAAACATGTCAAAGCTTATTTGGGCACATCGCCTGCTTCAAAACCTAAGTTTTGGGTTGCCTTTTCTGCTTCGGTACCACCACTTGGTTTTAACACTTATTTTGTTTCGAGCGGAAAGAGATCAG CATCTATCTCTTCGCCATCCACTCTATACCCTCAGGGAAGTAAAAGTAGGAATCTGCAAGTTGGGCAAGGGCATTTGAAACTTCAATATGATGCAGCTGGAGCATTATCCCGGTACTCCGATAGCAAGACTCGG GTTGAAGAAAATTTCAAGCAGAAGTACAAGTATTACATAGGACAAGATCATGGAGATGGAGATGATCCTCAG GCTTCAGGAGCATACATATTTCGCCCCAACGGTTCCGTTCCTATCAAAACTGATGGTCAG GTTCCTCCCACGATTCTGCGCGGGCCCATATTGGATGAAGTGCATCAGCAGATTAATTCATGGATATACCAG ATCACTAGAGTTTACAAGGAAAAGGACTATGTGGAAACCGAGTTCATA ATTGGACCAATACCAGTAGACGATGGAAATGGAAAAGAACTATCAACTGAAATTATTACTAGCATGGCAACAGACAGAACATTTTATACCGATTCCAGTGGACGTGATTTCATCAAAAGG GTACGGGATTATCGCTCAGAGTGGAAGATTGAAGTAAACCAACCCATTGCAGGAAACTATTATCCG GTTAATCTTGGAATTTATGTGGAAGATGGCACCAAAGAGTTGTCTGTACTCGTAGACAGGTCTGTTGGAGGTTCTAGCATAAAGGATGGACAAATAGAGCTAATGCTACACAG GAGGCTAGTCCATGATGATGGCCGCGGTGTTGCGGAAGCATTAGATGAAGAAGTATGTTTGGATGATCAATGTGAAGGACTAGTT ATTGAAGGAAAATACTATCTCAAAATTGACCCACAAGGAGACGGAGCTAGGTGGCGTCGTACATTTGGTCAGGAACTGTACTCCCCTCTTCTTCTTGCGTTTTCAGAGCAAGAGCAG GATGGAAGCAACTGGGTGAATTCGCATGTTTCATCATTCTCTGCAATGGATCCAACTTACAGCTTTCCTGAAAATATCGCGTTGCTTACTCTCCAG GAGCTTGAAGATGGAAGTGTTCTTCTTCGGTTGGCTCACCTATACGAG GCTGGAGAGCATAAGGATCTCTCAGTTCCGGCGAGGGTCGACCTCAAGAGGGTATTCCCAAATAAAAAG ATTGACAAGATCAGTGAGACAAACCTATCGGCAAACCAAGAGCGCGCTGCcatggagaagaagaggctgaAGTGGAAGGTTGGAGGGCCTCCCCCAAAGGAAAATGTGGTCCGTGGACGTCCCGTGGATCCTTCCaagctcctcgtcgagctggcacCCATGGAGATCCGCACATTTGTCATTAGCTTTGACCACCGACTCGCCGAACATCTCGGCTAA